The window GAGGATGCTCTTCTTCGTATCGGGACTCACGTGCCAGGAATGCGCCGACAAGCTGGAGGCGCACATCCAGAAGCAACCCGGCGTCATCGGAGCGGCGCTGATGGTCACCGGAAGGTTCGTCATCGAATGCGAGGAGGACAAGGCGGAGGCCATCGCGGAGGAGGTCATGAGATCCGCCCCGAAGGCACAGGGCGACGTCAGAGTGAAGCGCATCCAATGATTCTTTTAACCTACTCGCCATACCGAAACGCATGAA of the methanogenic archaeon mixed culture ISO4-G1 genome contains:
- a CDS encoding heavy metal-associated domain-containing protein, which gives rise to MRMLFFVSGLTCQECADKLEAHIQKQPGVIGAALMVTGRFVIECEEDKAEAIAEEVMRSAPKAQGDVRVKRIQ